A region of Paraburkholderia sp. BL23I1N1 DNA encodes the following proteins:
- the aceB gene encoding malate synthase A, which yields MANPLSSQSSLQLPQGMDISAEIKPGYEAILTREALELVAALHRTFEPRRQALLQARAERTKRLDAGERPDFLAETKSVREGDWTIAPLPQDLQCRRVEITGPVERKMIINALNSGADSYMTDFEDSNAPSWDNQITGHINLKDAVRRTISLEQNGKSYTLNDKIATLIVRPRGWHLDEKHVTVDGKRVSGGIFDFALFMVHNAKEQVARGTAPYFYLPKMESHLEARLWNEIFLAAQEAVGVPRGTIRATVLIETIVAAFEMDEILYELREHSSGLNAGRWDYIFSAIKKFKSDRDFCLADRSQITMTSPFMRAYALLLLKTCHRRNAPAIGGMSALIPIKNDPAANDKAMGGVRSDKARDAGDGYDGGWVAHPGLVPIAMEEFVKVLGDKPNQIGKQRDDVLVAASDLMDFRPEAPITEGGLRNNINVGIHYLGSWLAGNGCVPIHNLMEDAATAEISRSQVWQWIRSPKGKLEDGRKVTAELVRALSAQELDKVKQAVGGDTKPYDRAAQIFDEMSTSEQFTDFLTLPLYEEI from the coding sequence ATGGCGAATCCGCTGTCATCGCAATCATCGCTGCAGCTGCCGCAGGGCATGGACATCTCGGCTGAGATCAAGCCGGGCTACGAAGCGATCCTCACCCGCGAAGCACTCGAGCTCGTCGCCGCGCTGCATCGCACGTTCGAACCGCGCCGCCAGGCGCTGTTGCAAGCGCGTGCAGAGCGCACCAAACGGCTCGATGCGGGCGAGCGCCCGGACTTCCTCGCCGAAACGAAGAGCGTGCGCGAAGGCGACTGGACGATCGCGCCGCTGCCGCAGGATCTGCAATGCCGCCGTGTGGAAATTACCGGTCCGGTCGAGCGCAAGATGATCATCAACGCGCTGAATTCGGGCGCGGATTCGTACATGACCGACTTCGAAGATTCGAATGCGCCGAGCTGGGATAACCAGATTACCGGCCACATCAATCTGAAGGACGCGGTGCGCCGCACGATTTCGCTCGAACAGAACGGCAAGTCGTACACGCTGAACGACAAGATCGCCACGTTGATCGTGCGGCCGCGCGGCTGGCATCTGGACGAAAAGCATGTGACGGTGGACGGCAAGCGCGTCTCCGGCGGCATTTTCGATTTCGCGCTCTTCATGGTTCACAACGCGAAGGAACAGGTCGCGCGCGGCACGGCGCCCTACTTCTATCTGCCGAAGATGGAAAGCCACCTCGAAGCGCGTCTGTGGAACGAGATCTTTCTCGCCGCGCAGGAAGCCGTCGGCGTGCCGCGTGGCACGATTCGCGCGACCGTGCTGATCGAAACGATCGTCGCCGCGTTCGAAATGGACGAAATTCTGTATGAGTTGCGCGAACACAGCTCGGGTCTGAACGCCGGCCGTTGGGACTACATCTTCTCGGCGATCAAGAAGTTCAAGAGCGACCGCGATTTCTGTCTTGCCGACCGCTCGCAGATCACGATGACCTCGCCCTTCATGCGTGCCTACGCGCTGCTGCTGCTGAAGACCTGCCATCGCCGCAACGCACCGGCAATCGGCGGCATGAGCGCGCTGATCCCGATCAAGAACGATCCGGCGGCGAACGACAAGGCCATGGGCGGTGTGCGCTCGGACAAGGCACGCGATGCCGGCGACGGTTACGACGGCGGCTGGGTCGCGCATCCGGGTCTCGTGCCGATTGCGATGGAAGAGTTCGTCAAGGTGCTCGGCGACAAGCCGAATCAGATCGGCAAGCAACGCGACGACGTGCTCGTCGCGGCCTCCGACCTGATGGACTTTCGCCCGGAAGCGCCGATCACCGAAGGCGGTCTGCGCAACAACATCAACGTCGGCATTCACTATCTGGGTTCGTGGCTCGCGGGCAATGGCTGCGTGCCGATTCACAACCTGATGGAAGACGCCGCCACCGCGGAAATCTCGCGCTCTCAAGTGTGGCAATGGATTCGCTCGCCGAAGGGCAAGCTCGAAGACGGCCGCAAGGTCACGGCCGAGCTGGTGCGCGCGTTGTCGGCGCAAGAGCTCGACAAGGTGAAGCAGGCAGTCGGCGGCGATACGAAGCCGTATGATCGCGCTGCACAAATTTTCGACGAAATGTCGACGTCGGAGCAGTTTACCGATTTCCTGACGCTGCCGCTCTACGAAGAAATCTGA
- a CDS encoding LysR family transcriptional regulator: MDRFKQIETFVAVAAKGSLSAAALSEGVAPAIIGRRIDALEERLGVKLLVRTTRKITLTFEGSAFLEDCQRVIHDMQNAEASVSAGGVKASGHLRLSAPAGFGRRHVAPLVPAFTVAHPDVSITLDLSDRLVDLVNEGFDCAVRLGELPDSSLVSLKLGENRRVCVVSPSYLNRRGSPHTLADLAHHNCLALGASANQQRGWMFQQGDKVVSIKVSGTMECSDGAVLHEWCLEGYGLAWRSWWEVGTDIAAGRLVSVLDEFAAPPIGIHAVFPQRRHLPLRVRLFLDFLKHTYGHPDYWN, encoded by the coding sequence ATGGACCGTTTCAAGCAGATCGAGACTTTTGTTGCCGTTGCGGCCAAGGGCAGCCTGTCCGCCGCCGCGCTCTCCGAAGGCGTTGCACCTGCCATCATCGGCCGCCGCATCGATGCGCTCGAAGAGCGCCTCGGCGTCAAATTGCTGGTACGCACCACGCGCAAGATCACGTTGACCTTTGAAGGCTCGGCGTTTCTCGAAGATTGCCAGCGCGTCATCCACGACATGCAGAACGCCGAGGCCAGCGTGTCGGCGGGCGGCGTGAAGGCAAGCGGCCATTTGCGGTTGTCGGCGCCGGCCGGGTTTGGACGCAGGCATGTTGCGCCCTTGGTGCCCGCGTTCACCGTGGCGCATCCGGATGTGTCGATCACGCTCGACCTGTCCGACCGGCTGGTCGATCTCGTCAACGAGGGGTTTGACTGCGCAGTGCGGCTCGGCGAGCTGCCGGACTCGTCGCTGGTGTCGCTCAAGCTCGGTGAGAATCGCCGTGTGTGCGTGGTTTCGCCGTCGTATCTGAACCGGCGCGGATCGCCGCACACGCTGGCCGATCTCGCGCACCACAATTGCCTCGCGCTCGGCGCGAGCGCCAATCAGCAGCGCGGCTGGATGTTCCAGCAGGGCGACAAGGTCGTGTCGATCAAGGTGTCCGGCACGATGGAATGCTCGGACGGCGCCGTGCTGCACGAGTGGTGCCTCGAGGGCTATGGGCTCGCCTGGCGTTCGTGGTGGGAGGTCGGCACGGATATCGCGGCTGGCCGGCTGGTCAGCGTGCTCGACGAGTTCGCTGCGCCGCCGATCGGCATCCACGCGGTTTTTCCGCAGCGCCGGCATTTGCCGCTGCGGGTTCGGCTGTTTCTGGACTTTCTCAAGCATACGTACGGCCATCCTGATTACTGGAACTGA
- a CDS encoding (S)-2-haloacid dehalogenase: MSATTTPFPKAVIFDAYGTLFDVHSVIAAAEQMFPGYGDALSQLWRQKQIEYTQLRTLADPAGAPGAHYRPFWDITLDALRFATKKLHLTLGRAAEKRLMDEYACLSAFPDAVPALRQLRDVPSTSSGFTSAPAGGKAGARARPGLAILSNGNPQMLDIAVKSAGMTGLFDHVLSVDTVRAYKPSPAAYSLGTQAFDAEPREIVFVSSNGWDVAGASWFGFTTFWLNRQNAPAEELGVTSHGAGGGMNDLLAFLKSLASPDRNSGTGSTGNPGGSRPRHSPGA; the protein is encoded by the coding sequence ATGTCGGCCACAACGACACCCTTCCCTAAAGCAGTGATTTTCGACGCCTACGGCACGCTTTTCGACGTGCATTCGGTGATCGCTGCCGCGGAGCAGATGTTCCCGGGCTACGGCGACGCGCTCTCGCAATTGTGGCGCCAAAAACAGATCGAATACACGCAGCTGCGCACGCTCGCCGATCCGGCCGGCGCACCCGGCGCGCATTACCGGCCGTTCTGGGACATCACGCTCGACGCCTTGCGCTTCGCCACAAAGAAACTGCATCTCACGCTCGGCCGCGCGGCAGAGAAGCGTCTGATGGACGAATACGCGTGCCTGTCCGCTTTTCCCGATGCCGTGCCCGCGCTGCGCCAGCTGCGCGATGTGCCTTCCACGTCTTCCGGATTCACCTCTGCGCCCGCGGGCGGCAAAGCTGGGGCAAGGGCAAGGCCCGGTCTCGCGATCCTCTCGAACGGCAATCCGCAAATGCTCGACATCGCGGTGAAGAGCGCCGGCATGACGGGCCTGTTCGACCATGTTCTGTCCGTCGACACGGTACGCGCCTACAAACCCTCGCCCGCGGCTTACTCGCTCGGCACGCAAGCCTTCGACGCGGAACCGCGCGAGATCGTCTTCGTGTCGTCGAACGGCTGGGATGTGGCAGGCGCGAGCTGGTTCGGCTTCACGACTTTCTGGCTTAACCGGCAAAACGCACCAGCCGAAGAACTGGGCGTTACGTCGCATGGCGCGGGCGGAGGTATGAACGATCTGCTCGCTTTTCTGAAGTCCCTTGCGTCGCCCGACCGCAATAGCGGCACTGGCAGCACCGGCAATCCCGGCGGCAGCCGTCCGCGCCACAGCCCTGGCGCATGA
- a CDS encoding helix-turn-helix domain-containing protein yields the protein MNSSADSDQSSQTRLVDIPPEFQPTQSHPIRVRSRPIPSGWRIARHTHAWAQVAYASRGVLRVATTGTTWMVPPSRAIWVPPHVTHEVVAVEDAFLRTLYITESTVPAGLDTPRVVEVSDLLREVIAALDTPGISATREQLLGALALDELTRSEPLPLSVPMPNEKRLRALCEAVIADPTHGDSLEQWASSVGASTRTIARLFRQELGVSFSKWRQQAILARAIPLLSQGRPLSHVAQELGYQSQSAFSAMFRRAFGESPRAFIERGSEHRVENGDRGDTEADEETAQK from the coding sequence ATGAATTCGTCCGCTGACTCAGACCAGTCGAGCCAGACCCGCCTCGTCGACATCCCGCCCGAATTTCAGCCGACGCAATCGCACCCGATTCGCGTGCGCTCGCGGCCGATACCGTCGGGCTGGCGAATCGCGCGACACACGCATGCATGGGCCCAGGTGGCCTATGCATCGCGCGGCGTGCTGCGGGTCGCGACGACCGGCACGACGTGGATGGTGCCGCCATCCCGGGCGATCTGGGTGCCGCCGCATGTAACGCACGAAGTAGTCGCCGTCGAAGATGCATTTCTGCGCACGCTCTACATTACCGAAAGCACCGTCCCGGCAGGACTGGATACGCCGCGCGTGGTCGAGGTATCGGATCTGCTGCGCGAAGTCATCGCGGCGCTCGATACGCCGGGCATTTCAGCGACGCGCGAACAACTGCTGGGTGCGCTCGCGCTCGACGAACTGACGCGTTCGGAGCCGCTGCCGCTGTCCGTGCCGATGCCCAACGAAAAGCGCTTGCGCGCGTTGTGCGAGGCCGTGATCGCAGACCCGACTCACGGCGACTCGCTCGAGCAATGGGCATCGAGCGTCGGTGCGAGTACGCGTACGATTGCGCGGCTGTTTCGTCAGGAGTTGGGGGTGAGCTTTTCGAAATGGCGTCAGCAGGCCATTCTCGCACGCGCCATTCCGCTATTGAGCCAGGGGCGCCCGCTATCGCACGTCGCACAAGAGCTGGGTTATCAAAGCCAGAGTGCGTTCTCGGCGATGTTCCGGCGGGCATTCGGCGAAAGTCCGCGTGCATTCATCGAGCGCGGCTCTGAACATCGTGTGGAGAACGGGGATCGTGGCGATACCGAAGCGGATGAAGAGACCGCGCAGAAGTGA
- a CDS encoding gamma-glutamylcyclotransferase, protein MQTVFVYGTLRAGEVNDLREAAARNDIATPNLLGTATVRGHLFDFGLYPGLVVDEAGVDVTGDVYEIDDELVTVLDEIEAVYPGVEDRFLAREVMVKVDGNVVNCRFYPVAPNAVKGLPEIRSGDWVEYRSTR, encoded by the coding sequence ATGCAGACTGTTTTTGTATACGGCACGTTGCGTGCCGGTGAAGTGAACGACCTCAGAGAGGCTGCGGCGCGCAACGACATTGCCACGCCGAATCTGCTCGGCACGGCCACGGTGCGCGGCCATCTGTTCGACTTCGGCTTATATCCGGGCCTGGTGGTCGACGAAGCGGGCGTGGACGTCACGGGTGACGTCTACGAAATCGACGATGAACTGGTTACGGTGCTCGACGAGATCGAAGCGGTGTATCCCGGCGTCGAAGATCGTTTTCTCGCGAGAGAAGTGATGGTGAAAGTAGACGGTAACGTCGTGAACTGCCGCTTCTATCCGGTCGCGCCCAATGCGGTGAAGGGCCTCCCGGAAATCAGGTCGGGCGATTGGGTCGAGTATCGCAGCACGCGCTGA
- the rraA gene encoding ribonuclease E activity regulator RraA, whose translation MSFATADLCDAHEDQLALGTLRVLEPVFHLFSRAECFSGEAVTLKVFEDNALVRATLEEKGAGRVLVVDGGGSLRCALVGGNLAQIAERNGWAGIVLNGCVRDTLELNEINVGVAALATCPRRGQKLGTGERDVPVQLPGSPVRPGEWIYADIDGVLVASASLN comes from the coding sequence ATGAGCTTTGCAACCGCAGACTTGTGCGACGCACACGAAGACCAACTGGCGCTGGGCACGCTGCGTGTGCTCGAGCCGGTCTTTCATCTCTTCAGTCGCGCTGAGTGTTTCAGCGGCGAGGCGGTGACGCTGAAGGTGTTCGAAGACAACGCACTCGTGCGCGCTACGCTCGAGGAGAAGGGCGCCGGCCGGGTGCTGGTGGTCGACGGCGGTGGCAGTCTGCGTTGCGCGCTGGTAGGCGGCAACCTCGCGCAAATCGCCGAGCGGAATGGCTGGGCGGGCATCGTGCTAAACGGCTGCGTGCGCGATACGCTGGAGCTCAATGAAATCAATGTCGGCGTGGCGGCATTGGCAACCTGCCCGCGGCGTGGCCAGAAGCTCGGCACCGGTGAGCGCGACGTGCCGGTGCAATTGCCGGGCTCGCCGGTGCGTCCTGGCGAATGGATCTATGCGGATATCGACGGCGTGCTGGTGGCGAGCGCGTCGCTGAACTGA
- the gltX gene encoding glutamate--tRNA ligase: MTTSVRTRFAPSPTGFIHLGNIRSALYPWAFARKMKGTFVLRIEDTDVERSTSESVDAIIEGMAWLGLDFDEGPFYQMQRMDRYREVLKQMQDAGLVYPCYMSTEELDALRERQREAGEKPRYDGTWRPEPGKVLPEPPAGVQPVLRFRNPLTGVVAWDDAVKGRIEISNEELDDLVIARPDGTPTYNFCVVVDDLDMRITHVIRGDDHVNNTPRQINILRALGGEPPVYAHLPTVLNEQGEKMSKRHGAMSVMGYRDAGFLPEAVVNYLARLGWSHGDAEIFTREQFVEWFDLEHLGKSPAQYDHDKLSWLNAHYIKEADNARLAELARPFFAELGIDDAAIAQGADLTSVVGLLKDRASTVKEIAENAAMFYCTPAPEAEALAQHVTDVVRPALSDLAAALKTVEWTKEAIAAALKTTLGAHKLKMPQLAMPVRLLVAGTTHTPSIDSVLMLFGRDVVVSRIEKVLA; encoded by the coding sequence ATGACCACCTCTGTCCGTACCCGTTTCGCACCGAGTCCCACCGGCTTCATCCACCTCGGCAACATTCGCTCCGCGCTGTATCCGTGGGCGTTCGCGCGCAAGATGAAAGGGACCTTCGTGCTGCGGATCGAGGACACCGACGTCGAGCGCTCCACGTCCGAATCCGTCGACGCCATTATTGAGGGCATGGCGTGGCTCGGTCTCGATTTCGACGAAGGCCCGTTCTACCAGATGCAGCGCATGGACCGTTACCGCGAAGTGCTCAAGCAGATGCAGGACGCGGGGCTCGTGTACCCGTGCTACATGTCGACGGAAGAGCTGGACGCACTGCGCGAGCGTCAACGCGAGGCCGGCGAGAAGCCGCGCTATGACGGCACGTGGCGCCCGGAACCCGGCAAGGTCTTGCCGGAGCCACCGGCGGGCGTGCAGCCGGTGCTGCGCTTTCGCAATCCGCTCACGGGTGTCGTCGCATGGGACGACGCCGTGAAGGGCCGCATTGAAATTTCGAACGAAGAACTCGACGATCTCGTGATCGCGCGCCCGGACGGCACACCGACCTACAACTTCTGCGTGGTGGTCGACGATCTGGACATGCGCATCACCCACGTGATTCGCGGCGACGATCACGTGAATAACACGCCGCGTCAGATCAACATCCTGCGTGCGCTCGGCGGTGAGCCGCCGGTGTACGCGCACCTGCCGACCGTGTTGAACGAGCAGGGCGAGAAGATGAGCAAGCGTCACGGCGCGATGAGCGTGATGGGTTATCGCGACGCCGGCTTTCTGCCGGAAGCGGTGGTCAACTATCTGGCCCGTCTGGGCTGGTCGCATGGCGACGCGGAAATCTTCACGCGTGAGCAGTTCGTCGAATGGTTCGATCTGGAGCATCTGGGCAAGTCGCCGGCTCAGTATGACCACGACAAGCTCAGCTGGCTCAACGCGCACTACATCAAGGAAGCAGACAACGCGCGCCTCGCGGAGCTCGCCAGGCCTTTCTTCGCTGAACTGGGTATCGACGATGCTGCCATCGCGCAAGGCGCCGATCTGACGTCGGTGGTGGGCTTGCTGAAGGACCGCGCGTCGACAGTGAAGGAAATCGCCGAAAACGCCGCGATGTTCTATTGCACGCCCGCGCCTGAAGCCGAGGCGCTCGCGCAGCACGTCACGGATGTCGTGCGTCCGGCGCTGTCCGATCTGGCTGCGGCGCTCAAGACGGTGGAGTGGACCAAAGAGGCGATCGCCGCGGCGTTGAAGACAACGCTCGGCGCGCACAAGCTGAAGATGCCGCAACTGGCAATGCCGGTTCGGCTGCTGGTGGCGGGTACCACGCATACACCGTCGATCGACAGCGTGCTGATGCTGTTTGGCCGCGATGTTGTCGTGAGCCGTATCGAAAAAGTGCTGGCCTGA
- a CDS encoding GNAT family N-acetyltransferase, translating into MFDPTEAPSPFHLRRASMDDFEFAEELTRNNMGGYYRRHHLVWRGDLFLGSWRESENFILEVDGEPIGVLRITQEGDSLHIRDVQIAEGHRRLGAGTYLLDMSHQWARERGLHELQLRVFVDNPAARLYQRKGYKLTGPRLAQLGAIRHLARRV; encoded by the coding sequence ATGTTCGATCCAACCGAAGCTCCGTCACCGTTTCATCTGCGCCGCGCCAGCATGGACGATTTCGAGTTCGCCGAGGAGCTGACTCGCAACAACATGGGCGGCTACTATCGCCGGCACCATCTGGTCTGGCGTGGCGATCTGTTTCTCGGCAGTTGGCGCGAGTCTGAAAATTTTATTCTCGAAGTGGACGGCGAGCCGATCGGCGTGCTGCGCATCACGCAGGAAGGCGATTCGCTGCATATCCGCGACGTGCAGATTGCCGAAGGGCATCGGCGGCTCGGCGCCGGCACTTATCTGCTCGACATGTCGCATCAATGGGCGCGCGAGCGCGGGCTGCACGAGTTGCAGCTGCGTGTGTTCGTCGACAATCCTGCCGCGCGGCTGTATCAGCGCAAGGGATACAAGCTGACCGGGCCGCGTCTGGCGCAGCTCGGGGCGATCCGTCATCTGGCGCGGCGCGTTTGA
- the aceA gene encoding isocitrate lyase, with the protein MSREQQAKQLQQQWETDPRWKGVKRMYTAEDVIRLRGSLQVEHTLAKRGAEKLWESVNNEPFVNSLGALTGNQAMQQVKAGLKAIYLSGWQVAGDANVAGEMYPDQSLYPANSVPLVVKRINNTLTRADQIQWSEGKNPGDEGYIDYFAPIVADAEAGFGGVLNAFELMKAMIEAGAAGVHFEDQLASVKKCGHMGGKVLVPTRENIAKLTAARLAADVSGAPTVLLARTDAEAADLITSDVDDNDKPFLTGERTVEGFYRTKPGLEQAISRGLAYAPYADMIWCETGKPDLEFAKKFADAIHKEFPDQLLSYNCSPSFNWKKNLDDATIAKFQRELGAMGYKFQFITLAGFHALNYSMFNLAHGYARNQMTAFVEMQQAEFAAAEKGFTAVKHQREVGTGYFDAVTQTVERDASTTALHGSTEDEQFFDKKVA; encoded by the coding sequence ATGTCGCGCGAACAACAAGCCAAGCAACTCCAACAGCAATGGGAAACCGATCCGCGCTGGAAAGGCGTGAAGCGTATGTACACCGCTGAAGACGTGATCCGTCTGCGCGGCTCGCTGCAAGTGGAGCACACGCTTGCCAAGCGCGGCGCGGAAAAGCTGTGGGAAAGCGTCAACAACGAGCCGTTCGTGAACTCGCTCGGCGCGCTGACGGGCAATCAGGCGATGCAACAGGTCAAGGCCGGCCTGAAGGCCATCTATCTGTCGGGCTGGCAAGTGGCGGGCGACGCGAACGTGGCCGGCGAAATGTACCCGGACCAGTCGCTGTATCCGGCGAACTCGGTGCCGCTCGTCGTGAAGCGCATCAACAACACGCTGACGCGCGCTGACCAGATCCAATGGTCGGAAGGCAAGAACCCGGGCGACGAAGGCTATATCGACTACTTCGCACCGATCGTGGCCGATGCGGAAGCCGGTTTCGGCGGCGTGCTGAACGCGTTCGAACTGATGAAGGCCATGATCGAAGCCGGCGCCGCAGGCGTGCACTTCGAAGACCAGCTTGCTTCGGTGAAGAAGTGCGGTCACATGGGCGGCAAGGTGCTCGTGCCGACCCGCGAAAACATTGCGAAGCTAACCGCCGCGCGTCTGGCCGCCGACGTCTCCGGCGCGCCGACCGTGTTGCTGGCTCGCACCGACGCGGAAGCCGCCGACCTGATCACGTCGGACGTGGATGACAACGACAAGCCGTTCCTGACGGGCGAACGCACGGTGGAAGGTTTCTATCGCACGAAGCCGGGTCTGGAACAGGCAATCTCGCGTGGCCTCGCCTACGCGCCGTACGCCGACATGATCTGGTGCGAAACCGGCAAGCCGGACCTCGAGTTTGCGAAGAAATTCGCCGACGCGATCCACAAGGAATTCCCGGATCAACTGCTGTCGTACAACTGCTCGCCGTCGTTCAACTGGAAGAAGAACCTGGACGACGCAACCATCGCCAAGTTCCAGCGCGAACTCGGCGCAATGGGCTACAAGTTCCAGTTCATCACGCTGGCCGGCTTCCATGCGCTGAACTACTCGATGTTCAACCTGGCACACGGCTATGCCCGCAACCAGATGACGGCATTCGTCGAAATGCAGCAGGCTGAATTCGCTGCGGCCGAAAAGGGTTTCACCGCGGTCAAGCACCAGCGCGAAGTCGGCACCGGCTACTTCGACGCCGTGACGCAAACGGTCGAGCGCGACGCGTCGACGACCGCGCTGCACGGTTCGACGGAAGACGAACAGTTCTTCGACAAGAAGGTCGCTTAA
- a CDS encoding universal stress protein: MFRHILVPTDGSDLSRKAIDGAIDLAQAVGARVTAYACLPQYPYSPFSDVVIEPPVEFLQRSEREARVHLREVELAARRVGVAFDSHTSVHPAPYLGIIEAAEQGGCDVIFMASHGRRGLGSLLIGSETQRVLTHTKIPVIVYR; this comes from the coding sequence ATGTTCAGGCACATCCTGGTTCCGACCGATGGTTCAGACCTGTCACGCAAGGCGATAGACGGCGCCATCGACCTCGCGCAGGCGGTCGGTGCTCGCGTCACCGCCTACGCGTGTCTGCCCCAATATCCGTACTCGCCGTTCTCCGACGTGGTCATCGAGCCGCCGGTCGAGTTTCTGCAACGCAGCGAGCGCGAAGCGCGCGTGCATCTGCGCGAAGTGGAGCTGGCCGCGCGCCGTGTCGGTGTCGCGTTCGACAGCCACACCAGCGTGCATCCGGCGCCGTATCTCGGCATCATCGAAGCCGCGGAGCAGGGCGGCTGCGACGTGATCTTCATGGCTTCGCATGGGCGGCGCGGTCTTGGCAGCCTGCTGATCGGCAGCGAGACGCAGCGGGTTCTGACGCATACGAAGATTCCCGTGATCGTGTACCGTTGA
- a CDS encoding IS1182 family transposase translates to MPTSYLPYEPQQQMLLPHALQDWLPEGHLAYYISDTVDSLDLSAFHARYAGGGPRNQPFHPAMMVKVLVYGYATGVFSSRKLARKLHEDVAFRVLAAGNYPAHRTLCDFRAFHLKELSDLFVQVVKLARECGLVRLGTIAVDGTKIKANASRHKAMSYDRMKKAELELKEQIDALLAKAKVADEVEKNEPELDIPAEITRREDRLAVIRAARARLEERQRQADIARGRSDDAPSDDSSKPKKKSRFKYKFGEPKPDAQENFTDPESRIMKHAGGGFDYSYNAQAAVDDTAHIIVAAELGNSAADSVQLPTVLAAVLRDAGADPRQVLADAGYRSEATFEQLREHPADLIVALGREGKKDVKIDATKRPLCAAMAEKFTSAQTQAAYRKRKWLSEPPNGWVKSVLGFRQFSMRGLAKAQAEWKLVCAALNLRRMSKMTPA, encoded by the coding sequence ATGCCGACCAGCTATCTCCCCTACGAGCCGCAGCAGCAGATGTTGCTGCCCCATGCACTGCAAGACTGGCTGCCCGAAGGGCACCTTGCCTACTACATCAGCGATACGGTGGATTCGCTCGATCTGTCCGCCTTTCATGCGCGGTATGCCGGCGGCGGCCCGCGCAACCAGCCCTTTCATCCGGCGATGATGGTGAAGGTGCTCGTGTACGGCTATGCGACCGGCGTGTTCTCGTCGCGCAAGCTGGCCAGGAAGCTGCATGAAGATGTCGCGTTCCGGGTCCTCGCGGCGGGCAACTATCCGGCGCATCGGACGCTTTGCGACTTTCGCGCCTTTCACCTGAAGGAGCTGTCGGACCTGTTTGTGCAGGTGGTGAAACTGGCCAGGGAATGTGGACTGGTCAGGCTCGGGACGATTGCCGTTGACGGCACGAAGATCAAGGCCAATGCGTCGCGCCACAAGGCGATGAGCTACGACCGGATGAAGAAGGCCGAGCTGGAGCTCAAGGAACAGATCGATGCGCTGCTGGCAAAAGCGAAAGTGGCCGACGAGGTGGAGAAGAACGAGCCGGAACTCGATATTCCAGCCGAGATCACGCGGCGCGAGGACCGGCTTGCAGTGATTCGCGCCGCACGCGCGCGCCTGGAAGAACGTCAGCGCCAGGCCGATATCGCACGTGGTCGTAGCGACGACGCACCGTCAGATGACTCGAGCAAGCCGAAAAAGAAGTCCCGTTTCAAATACAAATTCGGCGAACCGAAGCCCGACGCACAGGAGAATTTCACCGACCCGGAAAGCCGGATCATGAAGCATGCCGGCGGCGGATTCGACTATTCCTACAACGCCCAGGCTGCAGTCGACGATACGGCTCACATCATCGTCGCGGCCGAACTGGGTAACAGTGCCGCCGACAGCGTGCAATTGCCAACCGTTCTGGCTGCGGTGCTACGCGATGCCGGCGCCGATCCCCGGCAAGTCCTTGCCGATGCGGGCTACCGGTCGGAAGCAACATTCGAGCAGTTGCGTGAGCACCCCGCCGACCTGATCGTAGCGCTCGGACGCGAGGGCAAGAAAGACGTGAAGATCGATGCCACCAAGCGGCCGCTATGCGCCGCGATGGCAGAAAAGTTTACTTCTGCGCAAACTCAGGCGGCCTATCGAAAGCGCAAATGGCTGTCCGAACCGCCGAACGGCTGGGTAAAAAGCGTTCTCGGGTTTCGACAATTCAGCATGCGCGGGCTGGCCAAGGCCCAGGCCGAGTGGAAACTCGTCTGCGCGGCGCTGAACCTGCGCAGAATGTCGAAAATGACGCCTGCGTAA